A single window of Paenibacillus sp. FSL H8-0537 DNA harbors:
- a CDS encoding DUF1801 domain-containing protein: protein MDSNQTTFETIDEYIAGHPQEIQALLQEMRKVIKEAAPEATEKISYQMPTFALHGNLVHFAAYKNHIGFYPAPRGIEAFKEELSVYKGAKGSVQFPLDKPLPYELIGRIVAFRVAENIKKAQEKRSKKK, encoded by the coding sequence ATGGACAGCAACCAAACGACTTTTGAAACGATCGACGAATATATCGCGGGACACCCGCAAGAAATCCAAGCGCTGCTGCAGGAGATGAGGAAGGTCATCAAAGAGGCGGCACCGGAAGCGACGGAGAAGATCAGCTACCAAATGCCGACGTTTGCGCTGCATGGCAATTTGGTGCATTTTGCGGCGTACAAAAACCATATCGGGTTTTATCCTGCTCCGAGAGGCATTGAAGCTTTCAAAGAGGAATTGTCCGTGTATAAAGGGGCAAAGGGCTCTGTTCAGTTTCCTTTGGACAAGCCACTTCCTTATGAACTAATCGGCAGAATCGTTGCATTTAGAGTGGCTGAGAACATCAAAAAAGCACAAGAGAAGCGGAGCAAGAAAAAATAA
- a CDS encoding SMI1/KNR4 family protein: protein MELSQQLSDIHAIEQSLKLTFPAAYKAFLTTDEKQSANPNTEYDLVDFNGYTAWGIRFIKLDASYPENLEAIAEVVLQPRKLIPFAWSISSGDWLVFDYRESDENPGLLYIDHEMALCLEDAESEAQSENITVEEMMEGNLSVLCENFEMFHAALKLATDDTVATDEVDDDEDDYEDDVRITEK from the coding sequence ATGGAACTTTCACAGCAGCTATCGGACATTCATGCTATTGAACAATCGCTAAAGCTTACTTTTCCAGCAGCGTATAAGGCTTTTCTGACAACGGATGAGAAGCAATCCGCTAATCCTAATACAGAATATGACCTCGTCGATTTTAACGGCTACACCGCTTGGGGTATTCGGTTTATTAAGCTGGATGCCTCCTATCCTGAAAATCTCGAAGCGATCGCCGAGGTTGTTCTTCAGCCGCGCAAATTAATTCCATTCGCTTGGAGCATCAGCAGCGGAGACTGGCTTGTTTTTGATTATCGCGAGTCCGATGAGAATCCTGGCCTTTTATATATCGATCATGAAATGGCTCTCTGTTTAGAGGATGCGGAGTCTGAGGCGCAAAGCGAGAACATAACGGTCGAAGAAATGATGGAAGGTAATCTATCCGTTTTGTGTGAAAATTTCGAGATGTTTCATGCAGCGTTGAAGCTCGCGACAGACGACACAGTCGCGACAGACGAGGTAGACGATGATGAAGACGATTATGAAGACGATGTACGCATCACTGAAAAATAA
- a CDS encoding DNA-binding protein has protein sequence MESSNLLPDQEKASDLPNVGKPATRAFTAAGYLQLEQFTKLTEAEVLKLHGVGPKAIRIIQEALAAKGQSFAEQA, from the coding sequence GTGGAATCATCCAATCTGTTGCCTGATCAAGAGAAAGCAAGCGATTTGCCCAATGTCGGTAAACCTGCAACACGCGCATTCACCGCAGCAGGATACTTGCAGCTGGAGCAATTCACTAAACTTACCGAGGCGGAGGTGCTCAAGCTTCACGGGGTAGGACCTAAAGCAATAAGGATCATCCAGGAAGCTCTCGCCGCCAAAGGACAATCCTTCGCTGAACAAGCGTAA
- a CDS encoding AraC family transcriptional regulator yields MNQSEHILLWNQASIRVMDVRHTMMERGEELRSYRLPASAFLYTTRGNAEVRLDGKTVLVERFHVLHGGKGMCLDIVPDDLLEYYLILYKAVLPLPSRQELVQLMEQHNPFQLQYSFVSRQPIALLDKIQRMEREWQHPNVLDQLYIKTLFYQFIHELFQQLSNQDIHVQKADYVSQAIRYMQEHYAKRIALGELAELLDCSVSYLSRKFKQAIGQSPIDYLIALRIGKAKELLLGTEATLQEVAESVGFPDDSYFNRIFKKHTGMSLGQYKAKVQNNPVPGSRYALVPRRLKRYSEYGYENHSHYKEEGPLFMYRESKISMMAAVLICFTLLLSACGAGTSSTNATTNTSSASPSSNAAASTPAATDTATADASRVIKHAMGEVTLTGTPERVVILTNEGTEALLAVGIKPVGAVQSWVGDPWYEHIKDEMEDVTVVGDELQPNIELIASLKPDLIIGNKVRQEKIYEQLNQIAPTVFAEDLAGDWKINFKLYIQAVNKQDEGDKAMEEFDKRVAEVKAKVGDKAATKVSVARFSASQVRIYQKQTFSGVLLEQLGFARPESQDVDSFIEVMSKESIPKMDGDVLFYFVTEAAGKTDAAKVVEEWMNDPLFKNLDVAKNNKVVQVDEAIWNTAGGYKAANLLLDEIVKYFDIQ; encoded by the coding sequence GTGAATCAGAGTGAGCATATATTGCTGTGGAACCAGGCCTCCATTCGCGTGATGGACGTGCGGCATACGATGATGGAGCGAGGAGAGGAGCTGCGATCTTATCGTCTGCCGGCGAGCGCTTTTCTGTACACGACTCGTGGAAATGCTGAAGTGCGGCTGGATGGCAAGACGGTGCTGGTGGAGCGTTTTCATGTGCTGCATGGCGGGAAAGGCATGTGTCTGGACATTGTGCCAGATGATTTGTTGGAATATTACTTGATTTTGTACAAAGCGGTTCTGCCGCTGCCGAGCCGTCAGGAGCTGGTTCAGCTGATGGAGCAGCATAATCCGTTTCAGCTGCAATACAGCTTTGTTTCCCGCCAGCCCATTGCTTTGCTTGATAAAATACAACGCATGGAGCGGGAATGGCAGCATCCGAACGTGCTGGATCAACTATATATTAAGACGCTGTTTTACCAATTTATCCATGAATTATTTCAGCAGCTTTCCAATCAAGACATCCATGTGCAAAAAGCGGACTACGTCTCGCAAGCCATTCGCTACATGCAGGAGCATTACGCAAAGCGTATTGCGCTCGGCGAGCTTGCGGAGCTGCTGGATTGCAGCGTCAGCTACTTGTCCCGCAAGTTCAAGCAGGCGATTGGACAAAGTCCGATCGACTATTTGATTGCGCTGCGCATCGGCAAGGCGAAGGAGCTGCTGCTTGGAACGGAGGCGACGCTGCAGGAAGTAGCCGAAAGCGTAGGCTTTCCGGACGACAGCTATTTTAATCGCATTTTCAAAAAGCATACCGGCATGTCGCTGGGGCAATACAAAGCGAAGGTTCAAAATAATCCTGTACCCGGTTCAAGATATGCCCTTGTCCCGCGGAGGCTCAAACGGTATAGTGAGTATGGTTATGAAAATCATTCTCACTACAAGGAAGAGGGGCCTTTATTTATGTACAGAGAATCAAAAATATCCATGATGGCGGCGGTGCTTATTTGCTTTACACTGCTGCTTAGCGCTTGCGGAGCAGGCACATCCAGCACGAACGCGACGACAAATACGAGCTCGGCTTCGCCAAGCAGCAATGCGGCAGCTTCTACGCCAGCCGCTACCGATACGGCTACAGCAGATGCTTCCCGCGTCATCAAGCATGCGATGGGCGAAGTGACCTTGACGGGAACGCCGGAGCGCGTCGTTATTTTGACGAATGAAGGAACAGAGGCGCTGCTTGCGGTAGGCATCAAGCCGGTTGGCGCGGTTCAATCGTGGGTTGGCGATCCGTGGTACGAGCATATTAAAGATGAAATGGAGGATGTGACGGTTGTAGGCGATGAATTGCAGCCGAACATCGAGCTGATTGCCAGCCTGAAGCCGGATTTAATTATCGGGAACAAGGTAAGACAAGAGAAAATTTATGAGCAGCTGAACCAGATTGCACCTACTGTATTTGCCGAGGATCTGGCTGGCGATTGGAAAATTAATTTCAAGCTGTATATTCAAGCGGTGAATAAACAGGATGAAGGCGACAAAGCGATGGAGGAATTTGATAAGCGCGTCGCTGAGGTGAAAGCGAAGGTTGGCGATAAAGCGGCAACGAAAGTGTCCGTAGCCCGCTTCTCCGCTTCCCAAGTGCGCATTTATCAGAAGCAAACATTCTCTGGTGTGCTTCTTGAACAGCTTGGCTTTGCTCGTCCAGAATCACAGGATGTGGATTCCTTTATTGAAGTGATGTCCAAAGAAAGCATTCCGAAGATGGACGGGGACGTATTGTTCTACTTCGTAACAGAAGCGGCAGGAAAGACGGATGCGGCTAAAGTAGTGGAAGAGTGGATGAATGATCCGCTGTTCAAAAACCTTGACGTAGCGAAAAATAATAAAGTCGTTCAAGTAGATGAGGCGATCTGGAATACAGCCGGAGGCTACAAGGCGGCCAATCTGCTGCTGGATGAAATTGTGAAATATTTCGACATTCAATAA
- a CDS encoding iron ABC transporter permease → MSRWMERPGSKLAVLAAGVVILLICMLASVLFGLQQFGLKDLWLAYSQFDGSNEHLILTHTRVPRTLIAAVVGASLAVAGAIMQVLTRNPLASPSIFGINSGAVLFIVVGLALFGSSLTMNHMIGLAFIGAAVTAMFVYALGMQGRGGFEPIRLTLAGACVAAFASSVTSGLILINKQSLESALFWMVGSVSGRELNHLVMVLPYIIAGLLLAFLLSGSLNVMALGDDNAKGLGQRLLLIRLLCTAAVVLLAGSAVSAAGPIAFIGLVIPHLCRALVGNDHRWLLPYCAVAGALLLVAADLLSRFVLLPKEVPVGVATALIGVPFLIHVARRKKYA, encoded by the coding sequence ATGTCTAGGTGGATGGAGAGACCAGGCAGCAAGCTTGCTGTACTCGCAGCAGGAGTCGTTATATTGCTTATTTGCATGCTAGCGAGCGTACTATTTGGGCTCCAGCAATTTGGCTTAAAAGATTTGTGGCTCGCCTACAGCCAGTTCGATGGCTCGAACGAGCATCTAATTTTGACTCATACCCGCGTGCCTCGTACGCTTATTGCGGCGGTGGTAGGAGCGAGCCTTGCGGTGGCCGGCGCTATTATGCAGGTGCTGACACGCAATCCGCTTGCGTCGCCGTCGATTTTCGGCATTAATTCTGGTGCGGTTCTGTTTATTGTTGTTGGGCTTGCCTTGTTCGGCTCGTCGCTGACGATGAACCATATGATTGGGCTTGCTTTTATCGGAGCGGCGGTCACAGCTATGTTCGTCTATGCGCTTGGCATGCAGGGAAGAGGAGGCTTTGAGCCGATTCGGCTCACCTTGGCGGGAGCTTGTGTAGCGGCATTTGCGAGCTCGGTTACCTCGGGCCTTATTTTAATCAATAAGCAGTCGCTTGAATCGGCGTTGTTCTGGATGGTCGGCTCGGTGTCAGGAAGGGAGCTGAACCATCTTGTGATGGTGCTGCCGTACATAATCGCTGGGCTGCTGCTCGCGTTCCTGCTCTCGGGCTCCTTGAATGTGATGGCACTCGGGGACGATAATGCGAAGGGGCTCGGGCAGCGTCTGCTGCTGATCCGCCTTCTGTGCACAGCAGCTGTCGTGCTGCTTGCCGGCAGTGCCGTTTCTGCTGCGGGGCCGATTGCTTTCATCGGTCTGGTGATTCCTCATTTATGCCGGGCGCTGGTTGGAAATGATCACCGCTGGCTGCTTCCCTACTGTGCAGTGGCAGGGGCATTGCTGCTGGTGGCGGCCGATCTGCTGTCCCGATTCGTGCTCCTGCCGAAGGAGGTTCCAGTAGGCGTTGCAACGGCGCTTATTGGCGTGCCGTTCCTGATTCATGTGGCGAGGAGGAAGAAATATGCCTAA
- a CDS encoding iron ABC transporter permease — protein sequence MPKQRTGKNISLLLALSLVLVGLSILCLSLGSVAIPIKEVLLSLLGRNTEDSDLIIMQFRLPRILAALLIGAALAVAGSLLQGVIRNSLASPDLLGVTGGASVAVVGFMTLFTGYSIHFVPVIAILGAFVAAALNYGLAWKKGVSTLRLVLIGIGISTAMSALTMFLLISGPAYLAAQVLNWMTGSIYGTNWSYIKALWPWVVVFIPLALLFAKELNVQALGEDVARGLGSRLQLSRMLLLFFSVALAGAAVGIAGTISFIGLLAPHMARRIAGHSYAMVIPVSALLGAIVLLLADLAGRMLFMPLDIPAGVFTAGVGAPFFMYLLFKRKAGV from the coding sequence ATGCCTAAGCAGCGCACAGGAAAAAATATTTCGCTTCTGCTTGCGTTAAGCCTCGTACTCGTTGGTTTAAGTATTTTATGCTTATCGCTGGGCAGCGTCGCTATTCCGATTAAGGAAGTGCTGCTGTCGCTGTTGGGCCGCAATACGGAGGACAGCGATTTAATTATTATGCAGTTTCGTTTGCCGCGCATTTTAGCCGCCTTGCTCATTGGCGCAGCGTTAGCGGTAGCAGGCTCCTTGCTGCAGGGCGTCATTCGCAATTCGCTGGCATCGCCGGATTTGCTTGGCGTAACGGGCGGCGCGTCTGTCGCAGTGGTCGGCTTTATGACGTTGTTCACTGGCTACAGCATCCACTTCGTTCCGGTTATTGCGATTTTGGGCGCTTTTGTGGCGGCGGCGCTTAACTACGGCTTGGCTTGGAAAAAAGGCGTCTCCACGCTGCGGCTCGTGCTGATCGGCATCGGCATATCGACGGCGATGAGCGCCCTTACGATGTTTCTGCTCATTAGCGGTCCCGCTTATTTGGCGGCTCAGGTGCTGAACTGGATGACGGGCAGCATTTACGGCACGAACTGGTCGTATATTAAAGCGCTGTGGCCGTGGGTCGTTGTGTTTATCCCATTGGCGCTGCTTTTTGCCAAGGAGTTGAATGTGCAAGCCTTGGGCGAGGACGTCGCGCGCGGCTTGGGAAGTCGGCTTCAGCTAAGCCGCATGCTGCTGCTGTTCTTTAGTGTGGCTCTGGCGGGAGCGGCTGTCGGCATTGCCGGAACGATTTCTTTTATCGGGCTGCTTGCGCCTCATATGGCTAGGAGAATTGCGGGACATTCGTATGCGATGGTCATTCCGGTGTCTGCGCTGCTGGGCGCGATTGTTCTGCTGCTTGCCGATTTAGCAGGGCGCATGCTGTTTATGCCGCTGGATATTCCCGCTGGGGTGTTTACCGCAGGAGTCGGGGCTCCGTTTTTTATGTATTTGCTGTTTAAACGCAAGGCTGGTGTTTAG
- the cas3 gene encoding CRISPR-associated helicase Cas3' → MSYIAHIREKDGKIQTVHEHLKEVKEGCEQLGGKIGASHLAGLAGWLHDLGKNTTAFRNYIQLAVAAAHDKDVRAPKRGSVDHSTAGGRLIYRRYHKKSSKQAEKMAAEWIANCIISHHQGLRDLIDPSKTSPFLKRVDEQKDAEIEQGYEQASAVFFGQYTEAELDAYFAKAAAELKQLVAVMKKYKLPRITCSLLIKYIFSCLIDADRTNSRQFEEEEAVEPAEDHGPFFKRSYEALMRKLDEMDEAEDADHPINRLRREMSLQCDAFALRPSGIYTLSIPTGGGKTLASLRYALKHAIETGKQRIIYIVPYTTIIEQNAQEIRDILQEHDMILEHHSNVIEEPDPPEDAAEAEAYDARRKQIKLARDTWDRPIIFTTMVQFLNTFYAKGTRNVRRLHQLSDAVIIFDEVQSVPIKCISLFNAALNFLHAFGRSSLLLCTATQPALDGVKHRLHLQEDAEMIENLDEVGRSFKRVEVVDRTTPSGWKADELADFVLDRMDEIDSTLVILNTKSAVRKLFAELEERQKSGDCDARLFHLSTNMCAAHRKDVLEKLIKALAAEEKERVICVSTQLIEAGVNISFECVVRSLAGLDSIAQAAGRCNRHGKDAVRSVYIIKSADEVLTHLKEISIGAEQTQRILDDMRDDPKLYGGELLSKAAMQAYFKYYYALIENKMQYHVEKLDENIFELLEQNDKFAAGYKGKHGKLPELISFSALATAEQYFEVISSAARTVLVPYNEEARELILDLNGELKAGELGELLRKLQPYVVNIYENEFRQLEKNGDVQYLLHGEVLALRETAYSEQFGVETGGEGEWSSAIIG, encoded by the coding sequence ATGTCATATATTGCACATATTCGGGAAAAAGACGGCAAAATTCAAACCGTCCACGAGCATTTGAAAGAGGTAAAGGAAGGCTGCGAGCAGCTTGGAGGCAAGATTGGAGCCAGTCATCTGGCGGGACTGGCAGGTTGGCTTCATGACTTGGGCAAAAATACGACCGCTTTTAGGAATTATATTCAGCTAGCCGTAGCGGCGGCCCATGATAAGGATGTGAGGGCGCCTAAAAGAGGCTCAGTCGATCATTCGACCGCAGGCGGCAGACTGATTTATCGCAGGTACCATAAGAAAAGTTCGAAGCAGGCCGAGAAAATGGCAGCAGAATGGATCGCTAACTGTATTATTTCCCATCATCAAGGGCTTCGGGATCTTATTGATCCGAGTAAAACATCACCCTTTCTAAAAAGAGTGGATGAGCAGAAGGACGCGGAAATTGAACAGGGCTATGAGCAAGCGAGTGCGGTGTTCTTCGGGCAGTATACCGAAGCCGAGCTGGACGCATATTTTGCCAAGGCTGCCGCCGAGCTGAAACAGCTTGTAGCGGTTATGAAGAAATATAAATTGCCGAGAATTACCTGTTCGCTGCTGATCAAGTATATTTTCAGCTGCCTGATTGATGCGGATCGGACCAATTCGCGGCAGTTTGAAGAGGAGGAGGCGGTAGAGCCAGCGGAGGATCATGGTCCATTTTTCAAGAGAAGCTATGAGGCTTTAATGAGGAAGCTGGACGAAATGGACGAAGCGGAGGACGCCGACCATCCGATTAACCGACTGAGACGGGAGATGTCGCTGCAATGTGATGCTTTTGCGCTGCGCCCGTCAGGTATTTATACGTTGTCGATTCCTACCGGAGGCGGCAAGACGTTGGCAAGCTTACGTTATGCTTTAAAGCACGCGATCGAGACAGGGAAGCAGCGAATTATCTATATCGTTCCATACACGACCATAATTGAGCAGAACGCGCAAGAAATTAGGGATATTTTGCAGGAGCACGATATGATTTTGGAGCATCATTCGAATGTCATTGAGGAGCCTGATCCGCCAGAAGATGCGGCCGAGGCCGAAGCTTATGATGCTCGGCGCAAGCAGATCAAATTGGCGAGAGATACGTGGGATCGCCCGATTATTTTTACAACGATGGTTCAGTTTCTGAATACGTTTTATGCGAAGGGCACGCGGAATGTACGGAGGCTGCACCAGCTTTCGGATGCGGTCATTATTTTCGATGAGGTACAGTCTGTACCGATTAAGTGTATTTCTTTGTTTAACGCGGCATTGAATTTTCTACATGCCTTTGGACGCTCCAGCCTGCTGCTTTGTACGGCGACGCAGCCTGCTCTGGATGGAGTGAAGCATCGGCTACATTTGCAAGAAGATGCTGAAATGATCGAAAATCTGGATGAAGTAGGTCGGAGCTTTAAGCGGGTGGAGGTTGTAGATCGAACGACTCCGAGCGGCTGGAAGGCAGATGAACTGGCGGATTTTGTGCTGGACAGGATGGATGAGATCGACAGTACGCTGGTGATATTGAATACGAAGTCGGCTGTGCGCAAGCTGTTCGCTGAGCTGGAGGAGCGTCAGAAGTCAGGAGACTGTGATGCACGGCTGTTTCATCTAAGCACGAATATGTGCGCGGCGCATCGGAAGGACGTGCTTGAAAAGCTGATAAAAGCACTCGCTGCGGAAGAAAAGGAACGGGTCATTTGCGTCAGCACGCAGCTTATTGAAGCAGGCGTGAACATTAGCTTTGAATGTGTTGTTCGCTCCCTTGCAGGACTGGACTCTATTGCGCAAGCAGCGGGTAGATGCAATCGACATGGGAAGGATGCTGTTCGGAGCGTTTATATAATTAAGTCTGCGGATGAGGTGCTGACGCATTTGAAGGAAATTAGCATCGGTGCGGAGCAGACACAGCGCATATTGGACGATATGAGGGACGATCCGAAGCTGTATGGGGGAGAGCTGCTGTCGAAAGCGGCGATGCAGGCTTATTTTAAATACTACTATGCTCTGATTGAAAATAAAATGCAGTACCACGTAGAGAAGCTTGATGAAAATATTTTTGAGCTGCTGGAGCAAAACGATAAATTTGCTGCTGGATATAAAGGGAAGCATGGGAAGCTGCCTGAGTTGATTAGCTTCTCGGCACTCGCTACAGCGGAGCAGTATTTTGAAGTCATTAGTAGTGCGGCGCGAACGGTACTGGTTCCTTATAACGAGGAAGCTAGAGAGTTGATTCTTGACTTGAACGGCGAGCTGAAGGCAGGAGAACTGGGCGAGCTACTGCGTAAGCTTCAGCCTTATGTTGTCAATATTTATGAGAATGAGTTTAGGCAGCTTGAAAAAAATGGTGATGTTCAATATCTGCTGCATGGCGAGGTGCTGGCATTGAGGGAAACAGCCTATTCTGAGCAGTTTGGTGTGGAGACGGGTGGCGAAGGGGAATGGTCGTCAGCGATCATTGGATGA
- the cas5c gene encoding type I-C CRISPR-associated protein Cas5c, producing MRNQIEFEVSGKYALFTDPLTKIGGEKFSYQVPTYQALKGIVESIYWKPTIIWYIHEVRIMNVIQTESKGIRPIEYNGGNTLAYYTYLKDVKYRVRAYFDFNPHREDLVYDRNENKHHNIAKRSVQAGGRRDIFLGTRECQGYVEPCDFNEGKGFYDEVPEVDFGHMVHGISYPDETGRPERETRLWPVKMERGIIRFIRPEACELTRKTGEGVAKIFGSENMESVDQLHEELFAEGEKA from the coding sequence ATGCGCAACCAAATTGAATTTGAAGTATCCGGCAAATACGCTCTTTTCACAGACCCGTTGACCAAAATCGGAGGAGAGAAGTTCAGCTACCAGGTTCCTACTTATCAAGCTCTGAAAGGGATTGTGGAATCGATATATTGGAAGCCTACAATTATTTGGTACATCCACGAGGTTCGTATCATGAATGTCATTCAGACAGAGTCGAAGGGCATTCGACCCATTGAATATAATGGAGGCAATACGCTTGCTTATTATACTTACTTGAAGGATGTCAAATATCGGGTTCGAGCCTATTTCGATTTCAATCCTCATAGGGAGGATCTCGTCTATGACCGCAACGAAAATAAGCATCATAATATCGCCAAACGTTCGGTTCAGGCGGGAGGGCGCAGAGATATTTTTCTCGGGACGCGTGAATGCCAGGGCTATGTGGAGCCTTGCGATTTTAACGAAGGCAAGGGCTTTTATGACGAGGTGCCAGAAGTAGACTTTGGTCATATGGTGCATGGCATCAGCTATCCAGATGAAACAGGCAGGCCGGAGAGGGAGACAAGGCTGTGGCCAGTCAAGATGGAGCGCGGCATTATCCGCTTCATTCGCCCAGAAGCTTGTGAACTGACTCGCAAAACAGGCGAAGGTGTTGCAAAAATTTTCGGCTCCGAAAATATGGAGTCTGTCGACCAACTGCATGAAGAGCTATTTGCAGAGGGGGAGAAGGCATGA
- the cas8c gene encoding type I-C CRISPR-associated protein Cas8c/Csd1, translated as MSWLANLSKTYDNHTDAIGNFEKKRNGREYALIPISHTTQSAHIEVILNGKGEFLRAKVIEKEEGSTIIPCTEAAASRTSAPVPYPLFDKLMYVAGDYEQYVGEVKKHTPHANYLEQLRTWCTSAYSNRKVESVYQYLQKGTLIADLVEYKVLWTDMQGKLLDKWVQEEGDESKEKPAIFKVIASDQSSAFVRFAVQIPGDTEPRLWRDREVQQSFIDFYNEQLAETDLCYVTGEQLPYADKHASRIRNSGDKTKLISANDSSGFTFRGRFRTSRDAASVSYEVSQKAHNALKWLIDRQSFTLDGKVFLVWGTDRLEVPDPAEDLFDYLKEEEDDSSAGDMAHREHALEVRKALSGFRYDGEYKSNVVIMTLDAATPGRLSIVYYRDMNRELFMNQLQHWHETCFWRHRYRKNENDKYVAFTGAPATKDIAFAAYGSRASDKVVKGLLERMLPCIVDGRPIPIDIVRSAISRASNPVGMEPWEWEKTLSIACALVNKTKEKEGFRVSLNKQLDDRNYLFGRMLAIADVLERRALGREEKRATNAVRYMNAFAQRPGRTWSIIQSNLQPYQARMGTDARYYNGLLDEVGSMLKPEDFTDAPLSGLYLLGFYSQRHDLYTKKDKGDTTQGQDSEQDNDQDDTEE; from the coding sequence ATGAGCTGGCTCGCAAATTTGAGCAAAACCTATGATAATCATACGGATGCGATAGGGAATTTTGAGAAGAAAAGAAATGGCCGTGAATATGCGCTTATCCCGATTTCACATACGACACAAAGTGCGCATATTGAGGTGATTTTGAATGGGAAGGGCGAATTTTTAAGAGCGAAGGTGATTGAGAAGGAAGAAGGAAGCACGATCATTCCTTGCACCGAGGCTGCGGCAAGCCGGACAAGCGCGCCTGTTCCCTATCCCCTGTTCGATAAGCTTATGTATGTCGCTGGCGACTATGAGCAATATGTTGGCGAAGTGAAGAAGCATACGCCACATGCAAATTATTTGGAACAGCTGCGTACATGGTGTACGTCTGCTTATTCCAATCGCAAGGTGGAAAGTGTTTATCAATATTTGCAGAAAGGCACGCTGATAGCGGATTTAGTAGAGTATAAGGTGCTATGGACAGACATGCAAGGCAAGCTGCTGGATAAATGGGTGCAGGAGGAAGGCGATGAGAGCAAGGAGAAGCCAGCTATTTTCAAAGTGATTGCCTCTGATCAAAGCTCGGCTTTTGTGCGATTCGCTGTACAGATTCCGGGAGATACCGAGCCAAGGCTATGGCGGGATCGGGAAGTTCAGCAGTCCTTTATTGATTTTTATAATGAGCAGCTTGCAGAGACGGACTTATGTTATGTGACAGGCGAGCAGCTTCCTTATGCGGACAAGCATGCTTCGCGTATTCGTAACTCTGGTGATAAAACGAAGCTGATTTCAGCCAATGACTCAAGTGGCTTCACGTTTCGTGGTCGGTTTCGGACGAGTCGGGATGCGGCCTCCGTCAGCTACGAGGTATCGCAGAAGGCGCATAATGCGCTGAAATGGCTGATTGATCGGCAATCCTTCACCCTCGACGGCAAAGTGTTTCTCGTATGGGGAACAGATCGGCTTGAAGTGCCAGACCCTGCGGAGGATTTGTTTGACTATCTGAAGGAGGAAGAGGACGATTCGTCGGCTGGAGATATGGCGCATAGGGAGCATGCTCTTGAAGTAAGAAAGGCGCTTAGCGGCTTTCGTTACGATGGCGAATATAAATCAAATGTCGTTATTATGACACTTGATGCGGCGACGCCAGGACGGCTGTCGATTGTCTATTACCGAGATATGAACCGCGAGCTGTTCATGAATCAATTGCAGCATTGGCATGAAACCTGCTTTTGGCGCCATAGGTATCGCAAAAACGAAAATGACAAATATGTAGCTTTTACAGGAGCGCCAGCGACAAAGGATATTGCTTTCGCCGCTTATGGGTCGCGGGCAAGTGACAAAGTGGTGAAAGGGCTGCTGGAGCGAATGCTGCCCTGCATCGTAGATGGTCGTCCAATCCCAATAGATATTGTTCGAAGTGCGATTAGTCGAGCTTCCAATCCGGTAGGCATGGAGCCATGGGAATGGGAGAAAACGCTAAGCATCGCCTGTGCGCTGGTCAACAAAACAAAAGAGAAGGAGGGCTTCCGAGTGAGCCTGAATAAACAATTGGATGATCGAAATTATCTGTTCGGCAGAATGCTGGCGATTGCCGACGTGCTGGAGAGACGTGCATTAGGAAGAGAAGAGAAACGGGCAACGAATGCAGTCCGATATATGAACGCTTTTGCCCAGCGTCCGGGACGCACATGGAGTATTATCCAATCCAACCTTCAGCCCTATCAGGCGCGAATGGGGACGGATGCGAGATATTACAATGGTCTGCTTGATGAGGTGGGCTCGATGCTGAAGCCTGAGGATTTTACGGATGCTCCGCTTAGCGGGCTGTATCTGCTTGGTTTTTACAGCCAGCGTCATGACCTTTATACGAAAAAAGATAAAGGCGACACAACGCAGGGGCAAGACAGCGAGCAAGATAACGATCAGGATGATACAGAGGAATAG